The following coding sequences are from one Microtus pennsylvanicus isolate mMicPen1 chromosome 1, mMicPen1.hap1, whole genome shotgun sequence window:
- the LOC142841464 gene encoding cytochrome P450 2A3, with protein MLASGLLLVTVLAFLVVLVFMSVWKQRKFSGKLPPGPTPLPFIGNYLQLNTEQMYNSLMKISERYGPVFTIYLGPRRIVVLCGQEAVKEALVDQAEEFSGRGEQATFDWLFKGYGVAFSSGERAKQLRRFSIATLRDFGVGKRGIEERIQEEAGFLLEAFRKTNGALIDPTFYLSRTVSNVISSIVFGDRFDYEDKEFLSLLRMMLGSFQFTATSTGQLYEMFSSVMKHLPGPQQQAFKELQGLEDFITKKVEQNQSTLDPNSPRDFIDSFLIRMREEKKNPNTEFYMKNLVLTTLNLFFAGTETVSTTLRYGFLLLMKHPDVEAKVQEEIDRVIGKNRQPKYEDRFKMPYTEAVIHEIQRFGDMIPMGLARRVTKDTKFRDFLIPKGTEVFPMLGSVLRDPKFFSNPKDFNPNHFLDDKGQFKKSEAFVPFSIGKRYCFGEGLARMELFLFLTNILQNFRFRSPQAPQDIDVSPRLVGFATIPPNYTMSFLSR; from the exons ATGCTGGCCTCGGGACTGCTCCTGGTGACTGTGCTGGCCTTCCTCGTTGTCCTGGTCTTCATGTCTGTCTGGAAGCAGAGGAAATTTTCAGGGAAGCTGCCTCCAGGACCCACCCCACTGCCCTTCATCGGGAACTACCTTCAGCTGAACACAGAGCAGATGTACAACTCCCTCATGAAG ATCAGCGAACGCTATGGTCCCGTGTTCACCATCTACCTGGGGCCTCGCCGAATTGTGGTACTATGTGGACAGGAAGCAGTCAAGGAGGCTCTGGTGGATCAAGCTGAGGAATTCAGTGGGCGAGGCGAGCAGGCCACCTTTGACTGGCTCTTCAAAGGCTATG GCGTTGCCTTCAGCAGCGGGGAGCGCGCTAAGCAGCTGCGGCGCTTCTCCATCGCCACACTGCGGGACTTCGGTGTGGGCAAGCGTGGCATCGAGGAGCGCATCCAAGAGGAGGCAGGCTTTCTCCTGGAGGCATTCAGGAAGACAAATG GTGCTCTCATTGACCCTACCTTCTACCTGAGCAGAACCGTTTCCAACGTCATTAGCTCCATCGTTTTCGGGGACCGCTTTGACTATGAGGACAAAGAGTTCCTGTCATTGCTGAGGATGATGCTGGGAAGCTTCCAGTTCACAGCTACCTCCACCGGGCAG CTCTACGAAATGTTCTCTTCAGTGATGAAGCACCTGCCAGGACCACAGCAACAGGCCTTTAAGGAACTGCAGGGGCTGGAGGACTTCATAACCAAGAAGGTGGAACAGAACCAGAGTACCCTGGATCCCAATTCCCCAAGGGACTTCATTGACTCCTTCCTCATCCGCATGCGGGAG GAGAAGAAGAACCCCAATACAGAGTTCTATATGAAGAACTTAGTGTTGACGACACTGAACCTCTTCTTTGCTGGTACAGAGACTGTCAGCACCACCCTTCGCTATGGCTTTCTGTTGCTCATGAAGCACCCAGATGTGGAGG CCAAAGTCCAAGAGGAGATTGACAGGGTGATTGGCAAGAACCGGCAGCCCAAATATGAGGACCGCTTCAAGATGCCCTACACGGAGGCTGTCATCCATGAGATCCAGAGATTTGGAGACATGATCCCCATGGGCCTGGCTCGCAGGGTCACCAAGGACACCAAGTTCCGGGACTTCCTTATCCCCAAG GGCACTGAAGTGTTTCCTATGCTGGGCTCTGTGCTGAGGGACCCCAAGTTCTTCTCCAACCCCAAAGACTTCAACCCAAATCACTTCCTGGATGACAAGGGGCAGTTTAAGAAGAGTGAGGCATTTGTACCCTTTTCCATAG GAAAACGGTACTGCTTCGGAGAAGGACTGGCTAGAATGgagctctttctcttcctcacaaACATCCTGCAGAATTTCCGCTTCAGGTCCCCACAGGCACCCCAGGATATTGATGTGTCCCCTAGACTCGTGGGCTTTGCCACAATTCCACCAAACTACACCATGAGTTTCTTGTCCCGTTGA